One genomic segment of Chiloscyllium plagiosum isolate BGI_BamShark_2017 chromosome 10, ASM401019v2, whole genome shotgun sequence includes these proteins:
- the fam177a1 gene encoding protein FAM177A1, whose product MAEKLPGLGLYLSPGNMLLAGGNTDAEKLQANGKSFENVELGDVNMKKQKLPRRIIHFASGETMEEYSTDEEDKEDEKKDLLPMIDTSTLPWGPFLWFYMLRFATGTLSVCDFLGEKLASLFGINAPKYQYAIDEYYRIKKEEEEEEEENKMSEEAEKNYQEQMEQQQEMVSAHDGLPVVNASFVNVSFEMESDPTIITETKQKSDPIPT is encoded by the exons ATGGCGGAGAAGTTACCGGGTCTCGGCCTCTACCTTAGTCCCGGTAATATGCTGCTGGCCGGCGGTAACACGGACGCGGAGAAG TTGCAGGCAAATGGAAAATCATTTGAAAATGTAGAACTTGGGGACGTGAATATGAAAAAGCAAAAGCTTCCTCGAAGGATCATTCACTTTGCTAGTGGCGAAACTATGGAGGAGTACAGCACGGATGAGGAGGACAAGGAAGATGAAAAGAAAGACTTATTGCCTATGATTGATACT AGCACACTTCCTTGGGGTCCATTTCTGTGGTTTtacatgctaagatttgctacaGGTACACTGTCAG ttTGTGACTTCTTGGGAGAAAAGTTAGCTTCACTTTTTGGTATAAATGCTCCAAAGTACCAATATGCTATTGACGAGTACTACAGGATAAAAAAGGAG gaggaggaggaagaggaagaaaataaaatgtcagaAGAAGCTGAAAAGAATTACCAAGAGCAAATGGAACAGCAGCAAGAGATGGTTAGTGCACATGATGGTCTGCCAGTAGTTAATGCATCATTTGTGAATGTCAGCTTTGAAATGGAAAGTGATCCCACCATTATAACAGAAACTAAACAAAAAAGTGATCCTATTCCAACCTAG